The following nucleotide sequence is from Candidatus Eisenbacteria bacterium.
CTGAAGGGGGTCTTTCTCCTTCTGCTCGCCGGAGCGGCGTTCTTCCTCAGGAAGAAGAGACCGATCGCCGCGATCGGCCTCGGTTGGTTTTTCATCACCCTTCTCGTCGAGTCCTCGCTCATCCCGATCCGAGACGTCCTTTTCGAACACAGGACCTATCTCCCCTCGGTCGGTTTTTTCCTCGCCGCCGTTTCCCTCTTCGCGCCCCCTCTCCGCAGGCGCGCCTCCGTCGCCGCCCTTTTCGCGCTGGCGGTTCTTCTGGCCGGTCTCACGGCCGCCCGCAATCGGGTTTGGCGGGACGACGTCACCCTCTGGACCGATTGCGTGCGAAAGGCGCCCGACAAATCGCGCGCCTGGGCGAACCTCGGCTACGGTCTGATCGACGCGGGGGATCGTGAGGGGGCGATCCGTGCCCTCAGGCGCTCGATCGATCGGGAGCCGGAGTTTCCCGAGGACATGGTCCTTCTCGCCGAACTGCTGATGGGGGAAGGGGACAGGGAGGGCGCGGAGAAGATGCTCCGCCTCGCCCTACGCGCGAGACCCGGGTACGGGAGGGCGAGGCGCAACCTGGCGGTGATCCTACTCCGCCGCGGGGAGAGGGAGGAGGCTTTCCAACAAGCGGATCAAGCGGTACGGGACGAGCCGGACTATGGCGCGGGCCTCCGCCTCCGTTCCAGGATTCTCCTGGAGCGAGGAGACGCCGCCGGCGCCGCCCGGGACGCGGAACGGTCCACCCGTATGGAGCCGGATGCCGGGGAGGGGTATCTCCTTCTGGCCCGTTCCCTCGGCGCGCTCGGGCGCGTCGAAGAGGCGCTCGGCGCCCTCCGACGATGGGAGGACGCGGACGATCCGGGGGAGAGGGACGATCTCACCCTTCTGGCGCGCGATCTCGTCCAGGAGGGCCGGAGAGAGGCCGGAGAGGCCGTTCTGGCGCTGGGGGAGGCTCGTTTTCCCGGAGACCCCTTCTTTCCGGCCACCCTCGGCGTTCTTCTCTACCAGGACGGAAAGTGGGAAGCCGCCTCGGGACCACTGGAAAGGTCCCTGCGCGTCGAGCCGGAGGATACGGAGATCCGCCTACTCCTCGCCCGGGCCCTCGCGTCGTCCGGAAGGGGAGAGGAAGCGAAACGGCAGCTCCAAATGCTACTGGAGCGCCGGCCGGAGAATTCCGAAGCGCGCGACCTCATGGAAAAACTGCGAGGAGGAGGATAGAAGCGCCCTCCCCTCCGTCCGCATTTCTCGACACACCCCCATTTCCATCGCGTTTTGCATCGGTTTTTCCCCTTTTCCGCCTCGGTTCCCCGATGAGAACGGTCGGATCGTTCCAGAGCGAAAGGGGGCTCCCTCTCCCCTCCGGAGAGGGAATACACCCTCCTCTTCCATCCATCCCGCGGCGCAAGCGGATGATCATCGTTTAAGCAGGTGATTGCATTCTGCCCAACCGGTCGATCCACGACCGGGATGAAAACCAACCACTCGACGGATGCTTTGTAACCACAACAAATACAATTGGTTATGAATGCCGTTTCTCTCCGCTCCCGAGGATTTCCGGCACACCCCTTGCGTACCGTATGAAGCGGTCGCCAGTGGGGTTTGCTCCCCCGTCCTAGGTGGACCTGCTCTTCCCAAGAGAGCCTCCCTCCATACGGTTGGGAAAAGAACGGACAGTTGATGCGAAAGAACCCTTGCGGGTCCTGGCGCATATTCCCCTCCATATATGCCCGGTACGCCCTCGTCTTTGTCGGAATGCTCGCCGGCGCGTCCAGCGCGCGGGCGGCCGAGATCACGCTTCGTTGGACGGCGCCCGCGGAGAATGGCGCGACCGGCGGGCCGGCGGCCTTCTATGAAATGCGTTACCACTCCGCGTCCGTCGGCGGCGATACGGCGGCTTGGTGGAACGGCGCGGACGAAGTGGCGGGACTCCCCGCCCCCTCTCTTCCCGGAAGCGAAGATTCGGTGGTCCTGGGCGGGTTGGAGCCGGGCGAGACGTACTGGTTCGTCGTGCGGAGCGGAGACGAGGCGGAGAACCTCTCCGGATTCTCGGCTCCGCTCGCCGTGGGTGTTCCGGACAGCACCCCTCCCGCCGAACCCCCCACCATTCTCGCCGTCGCCGTCGACTACTGGATGACCGATTCGGTGAGCGTCCATTGGGAGACGGATCGTCCCGCGACGGGGATGCTTCGGTACGGTCCGGACGCCTCGTACGGTTCGACGGTGACGGCGCCTCAACCGGCATGGGAACAGACTGTCCGGCTCGACGGATTTGCCGAGGGAGAAACGGTTCATTTCCAAATCGTCGCGATGGACGGCGCCGCGAGAGACTCCACCGCCGACTCCTCCTTCGTCGCGCCCGACCCGGCTCCGGTCCGGCCGAGCGGCGTGATTTCCTACTCAGCGGAGTACGCCACTTCCCTTCTCTGGATGCCGAACCTGGAGAGCGACCTCGACGGCTACCGCGTTTTCAGGACTTCGCTCGCGCGATCGGCGGCCCCGGTTCTCCTGGAATGCGATTTCGACGGAGGAACGGCGGGCGAGGACCCGGCGGGATTCACCGAGACCGACTCCTCAGGCGTCCCGACCGACCTCTTCCGACTTGCCGAGGCGCCGGGGAGAGGACTCGCTCTCCGGGGGAACGCCTCGGGCGGCGAGGCGCGCCTTCTTCTCGATGGTGGATATGAATGGACCGATTGGGAGGCGACCGGCTCGGTCCGCTTCGCCGAAGGGGCCGGCGCGAACCTCTTTTTGCGCGCCTCCGGCGGGGCGGCGTACAGGATCGGCCTCTCTCCCGGCGGCGCGCTCCGCGCCGTGGGGGAGGGGAGCGCCTCTCCCGAGGAAAGCGGCGGCGCCCTCCTTCCCCCCGATCCGGACGTCTGGTACCGGTTCCGCGCTCTCGCCTGGGAGAGAAACGGCGCGGTCCGTCTCGAAGCCGCCCTCTGGCCGGAGGGTTCGGACGAACCGGCGCGTTTCCCTCTCCGGGCGTTCGACGACGGGCCGGGCCGCCCGGCGGCGGGGACCTTCGGTTTCGGCGTGTCGGGGACGGGGGAAGTCTGGTTCGACGACGTCACCGTACATATGCTCCCGGATGAAACCACGGTGGAGACCACCACCTTCAACTTCCTGACGCAAGACGGCCTGGACGCCGATTCCTCATATCACTACTGGGTCTTGGCGATGGATGACGCCGGAAGCGCGAGCGCGCCGGCGGGCCCTGTCACGGCCTATCCGACGGCGCCCGAACCGGAGGACACCGTGGCCCCCGATCCGGTGGTCGATCTCGTGGCCTCCCCCGGGCCGGAGGAGGACCAAGCGATCCTTCGATGGACGGCGCCCGGCGATGACGGAGAAGTGGGCACCGCTTCCTCCTACGACGTGCGTTGGGCGGCGGATACCCTGCACGAAGGGAACTGGGAGAGCGCGACGGCTCTGGCCGCCGGCGCCCCCGCGGCGCCCGGATCGGCGGAGAGCCTTCTCGTCGGCGGCCTCCCCGCGGGAACGGTCTGTCGTTTCGCGATGGAGGCCCTGGACGAGGTCGGAAACCGTTCCGGTCTCTCCAATACCGCCGGTTGCGTCACGCCCGGCGACACGACCGCCCCGGTTCTCGCGGATATCCGCGTCGAGGAAGCCTCTTTCGCATCCGCCCGAATCGGTTGGGACCTGAACGAACCGGGAGACGGCCGCGTCGAATACGGGCGGACCACGTCGTACGAGATCGGTTCCGAGGGAGAGGAAGCCCGGGTTCTCCATCATCACATCACGATCGGCGGCCTGGACCCGACCACGCTCTACCATTACCGGGTCCGTTCCACCGACGTTTCGGGGAACGAGGCGGTCTCCGGCGACCGCACCTTCACCACCGAGGCGGCGCCCCCGCCGGCCGCCCCGGTGATCTCCGGCGTCACCGTCGATGTGGTCTCGGACACCGACGCGGTGATCGCATTCGAAACCGACATTCCCGCCTTCGGCGCGGTCGATTTCGGCCTCACCGCCGCCTACGGGGAAGCCGTCCAAGAGGAATCCAGCGGCGCCGCCCACAGAATCCGACTCCATCCGCTGAGTCACGGCATGGTCTATCACTTCCGTGTGCGCGCGGTCTCCGCCGGAGGAGAGACGATCGACGCGGACCGCACTTTCCAAACCGCCTCGGAGGACGATCCGCCTATCGTGTCCGGCGTGGTGGTGACCGTCACCGACTCGAGCGCCCGAATCGTCTGGAACACCAACGAAGAGACCGCCTGCTTCGTGGAGCACGGCCCCACCGCCGCCTACGGCGACAGCACGCCTCTCTCCGAGACGTATCTTCTCTCTCATGAGGCGTCGCTCACCGGACTCCCCCCGGCGACGACCCGCCATTTCCGGATCCGCGCCGAGGACCACCACGGAAACGCCGCCCTCACGGAGGACGCGATGTTCGTCACCGCCGAGGGGCCGGACGAAACACCACCGGTCGTCGCCGATCTGCGTGTGGAGGAAATCACCTTCCGTGGGGCGGCGGTCTTGTGGAGCACCGACGAGCCGGCCTTCGGCGAAGTCCGGTACGGGACCGACAGCTCCTGCGCCGGCGGCTTCGCCGAGACGGCCGGCGCGGCGCTCGACCATCGGATCGAACTCTCGGATCTCGCCGCCGGAACGACGCACTTTCTCCGCGTCCGCGCGTGGGACGAGAGCGGCAACGAAGCGGTCTCTGAGGTTCTCTCCTTCCCGACCGACGAAGCGCCCGACACGACCGCTCCGGCGATCTCCGGCATCGGCATCGCCGACGTGGAGGAGTCCGGCGTGACCGTCTTCTGGAGGACCGACGAACCGACGCGCGGCGCCCTCTTCTTCGGCGTGCTCTCCGCGGGAGAAGATTCTCTGGAGGAAGAGGAGCCGGCCGTCGATCATGAGATCCGTCTCGACGGTCTCGTTCCAGGCGGCGTCTACCGTTACCGGATCGTCGCCTCGGACGGCGCGGGCAACCGGTCCGAGTCGGAGGAGCGTTCCTTCGCCCTCGACGCGCCGGACACGATTCCCCCCGCCGTGATCGATCTCACGGCTCTGGAGGATGGAGAGGGCGCCGTGCTCTTCGTTTGGACGAGCGACGAGCCGGCCCGCGGCCGGGTCGAATACGGACCGGACCAGGAATACGGATCGGCGACGACGATGGAGGAAAGCCTCGCCCTCGACCACCAGGCGCGCATTCACGGTCTCGATCCGGGAACGGCGATCCATTACCGCGTCGTCCAGGAGGACGGCGCGGGGAACCGGGTAAGATCGGAAGACGGCGTCTTCCTTCTCCCCGAGGAGGACGGAACCGCGCCCTCCTTCCTCGAGGTGGAGGTCCTCGCGGTGGGCCGCACCGACGCGATCGTTGCATGGAAGACGGACGAACCGACCTGCGGCCGCGTTCTCTTCGGGCGGACCGAGGCGTGCGGCGACTCCACGCCCGTCGACTCGACCGTATCGGATAAGCACGAGATTTTTCTCGACGGCCTCTCGCCGCTCACCCTCTACCACTACCGGGTCTGTTGCACCGACACCGCCGGCAACGCTTCGCTTTCGACGGTGGGAACCTTCACGACGGAAGGACATGTCGACACCATACCGCCCCGCTTCGGGAACATCGAACTGACCGATCTGGGCGAAGGCAAGGCGAGCGTACGGTGGCAAACGGACGAACCGAGCGCGTGCTCAGTCGAATACGGCCCGGACACGACCCTCGGCGCCTCCATAGCGAAGATGGATGTGTTCGGTTTCTTTCACCGCTTCGACGTGGAGGGGCTCGAGACGGGGCGCTTTTACTATTTCCGCGCGGCGGCGCGGGACACGGCCGGGAACGAAGCCCTGTCGGAGCTGCTCTCGGTCTATATGGAGGAGAGCGCCGATACGTCGGAAACGAATCCCGCCGTGGACGTGCGCGTCGAGACGGGGATCCGCGACGCCGTCGTGATTTGGGAAACCGGCGGGCCCACCGACGGGCGCGTGGACTACGGAACCGACCCGGGCTGCTCCGAGTGGGTTCACGATCCCTCGTTCACGATCGCGCACCGGATCGCCCTCGAGGGGCTTCAGCCGTCCACATTTTATTACTACCGAATCTCCGGCGAGGATGCGGAGGGGCACGCCCTCGAACTGGGCGGCCTCAGCTTCCGTACCCGGCCGGACACGCTCCCCGAGGTGAGCGGCATGGCGACGGTTCCGGAGGAGGGCCTCGTCCGCTTCTTCTGGTCCCTCGACCGCCTCGCCGTGGGGCGCGTCGAAATCGGATCGGATACACTCTCCCTCGCGGCCGCGACGGAGGAGGATTTCCTCTTCACCTACGATCACGCCGACACGGTGTCCGGTCTCGCTCCGGACCGCGTCTTCTACTGGCGTGTCCGAGGGACGACCCTCGCCGGCGTCGACTTCCTCACCCGCATCGACAGCTTCCGCACCGCGTCGGACGTCACGCCTCCGCCCCCGCCGGCGCGCCTCTCCGGCGAGAGGACCGACGGAGGCGTGCGCCTCGCCTGGGAGAACGGGGAGGGGGAGAGGCCCGACTCTCTGATCCTGCACCGCCGTCTCCTGCCCGGAGGGGAGTGGATGGTGGTTTGGATCACCACGTCGGGCGTCACCGAGCACGTCGATCCTCTGAGCCGAGCGGAGCGCGTCTCTTACGACAAGGCGGAGTACAGACTCGAAGCGGTGGACGCCTACGGGAACCGATGCACAGGCGAGACCTTCGCGGTGGAGATCGCCGTGCCCGCGGAGATCGTCCTCCTGCCGAACCGTCCCAACCCGTTCAACCCGACGACCACCATCGGTTTCGAACTTCCTCCTGCCGGAGGCGCGGCGCTTCCGGTCCGCCTGGCGGTGTACAACGTCCGCGGCGAGGAGGTCCGCCTCCTCCTGGACGAGACGCTCCCCACCGACCGCCGTCACGAGGTGGTTTGGGACGGCTCGGACTACCGCGGCAATCCCGTGGCGAGCGGGTCCTATTTCTACCGTCTCACGGCGCCCTCCTACGCGGAAACAAGGAGAATGGTGCTGATCCGCTGACTCGGGCGTTCCTGCGGCGCCCTCTCGAAAGCCCCGGACCGCCGGTCCGGGGCTTTTTTCATCACACCCTTGCCCCATCCACGACGACCCCGCGAAGCAAGATGTTTCACTGGCCACTCATCGGAACCGGTGATAAATTTTATACGTACTTTTAGACTAAAAAGCACCCGGCGCATCATGTCCGTCGCGGGGATCGCACCTCGCCTCGTTCTCACCACGTTTCCTAGTGGCGTCTTCCCGCTCGATCCGGGAACGGTCCTTCCCTTTTCCACCCACGAGGAGTCCGCGATGAGAACCGCCGTTCTGATCCTATTCGTCTTTTTCCTCATCCCCGCCGCGGCCCATACGGACATGGATGTGATCGGTATTTATGGAGAACCGGATGGAGAGTATTTCTGCGCCGATCTGCCGTACTCCATCCCCACCTATCTCTATGTCGTGGTCACCAATCCTTCCAGTTTTGGCATTTCCGGCTTCAATCTGCGCGTGGATCTCCCGGCGAATATCATCGTCACGGAATGGTATACACATAATGGGATCAATTGTCTTACCCCTCCGGATTTCGATGTTGTTTTTTCCACGCCCCTCTATGGCTTGGACGCAATCGCCGTTCTTCGACTCACCGTGTTGAAAATCGACTATGCAATAGCGGAGCTGGACATCGTGCCCAGCATCGTCCCGTCCATACCCGGATACCCCAGCTACACGGCCGACGACTCGGCGGGGACGGAGATCCCCCTTCTTCCGCGCTTCGGCGTAAACCCGGAGTTCCTCTCCACTACGGGCCCGTGCCAGAGCGAAAGCGTCTTCGTCGCAGCCGACGGGAGCGGGGACTACCCGGACATACAAACCTCCCTGAACTCCTGCTACGCCACCAACGTCATCGCCCTCGAGAAAGGGATCTACACCGGCTCGGGGAATCGCGATCTGGACTACGGGGGAAAGGGGATCACCGTCTGCTCACGGGGGGGCTCGCCGGATTCGTGCGTGATCGATTGCCAGGGGAGCCCGGCGGACATGCACAGGGGCGCCCGTTTCGACTCCGGAGAGAATTCCTACGCGGAGTTGATCGAGGTGACCGTGCGGAACGGGTGGGCGCGGAACGGAGGCGCCGTCCACTGTCGGTTCGGATCGAGTCCTACCCTGAAGGGGTGCGTCTTCGAGAACAACATCGCTTCCATCAGCGGCGGCGCGGTCTGTTGTGAGGACAGCTCCGGCGTGTGGATCCGGGATTGCACCTTATACGGAAACGACGCCCCCGACGCGGGCGGAATCGCGCTCAAGAGCGTCGCCGAGGCGGACGTGGACAACACCATCATCGCCTTCTCCTCGGGGGGCGCCGCGGTCGATTGCGCCTCCGGTGAAGCGTCCCTCTCCTGCTCGGATCTCTTCGGAAACGCCGGAGGGGATTGGGTCGGGTGCGTGGAGGGACAAAACGGCGCGGCCGGGAACATCTCCCAAGATCCCTTCTTCTGCGATCCGGAAAACGGCGATTACTCCCTGGACGACAGCTCCCCCTGTCTCGCCGAGAACAACCCCGCCTGCGGGCGGATCGGCGCGCTGGGACAGGGCTGCCGGATCCGCACCTGGCACGTCCCGTCCGAGGCGCCGACGATCCAGGCGGGGATCGACTCCGCCTCCGCGGGGGACACGGTTCTCGTCGCCTGCGGGGTCTATCACGAGCACGACATCGTGATGAAGTCGGGGGTGGTCCTCCGGAGCGAGACCGGCGATTACGAATGCGTCTCCATCGAGGCGGACAGCCTCGGCCGTGTCCTCTCCTGCGTAGGCGCGGACAGCACCACGCGGATCGAGGGAATCACGTTCATGGACGGATACCTCGAGGACCCTCCATATAATTACGGCGCGGGGATCTTCCTGGAAGAGAGCGACGTCCAAATCTCCGATTGTCGGATCATGAACAACGTATGTGAGAGCCCAGCATTTTTAAATTGTGGAGGGGGACTGTATTTAATGCTGGGCTCCCCACGCATCCTCCGATGCCTCTTCCTGGGCAACACCGCCAAGGGTCCTTCTATTAAGGGGGGAGGAGTGTATTGTGATGGATCGAGCGCCCATCCCCGATTCGAGGAATGCACGTTCCTCGAGAATCATGGGGGCGAGGGGCTTTTTCTAGACTGTTGTTCCGGAACGGTGGAGGACTGCCTATTTCAAGACCATGAGAGGGGCGCGTTATTCGGGGAACAATCGATCACGGTTCGGCGATCCCTGTTCGTCGACAATGAGACGACGTTCGGCTATGGAGGGGCGATCAGCTGCAAAAAAGCGATCATCGATTCCTGCGTCTTCATCGGCAATCGAGCGCCTTTATACGACGGGGGAGCGATCATCGCCAACGATACGACCCTGATCACACGCTGCACATTCACGGACAATGAGGGGACGCAGGGGAGCGCCATCTGTTCCTACGGCGGTTCCGTCACGGCGGACCGATGCATCGTCGCCTTCGGCGAAGGGGGATCCGCCGTGTCTTGCCTGTACGGAGGCACGATCGCATTCTCCTGCTCCGACCTCTACGGCAATGAGGGAGGGGATTGGACCGGCTGTGTCTCCGGGCAGGGGACGGGGAACGGCAACTTCTCGGCCGATCCGATGTTCTGCCGGCGGCCGGAGGGGGATCTCCGCCTCCGGACCTGCTCCGCCTGCCTGGACGCCCCGGGTTGCGGCCTGGTGGGAGCGCTCGGCCCGGGGGACGTCACCCTCGTTTGGCGCGTGCCGGGCGACGCGCCTTCGATCCAGGCCGCCCTCGACTCCTCCCTCTGCGGAGACACGATCCTCGTCTCCTCCGGCCACTATGACGAATGGAGCCTTCAGATGAAATCGGGGGTCCGCCTCCTGGGAGAGACGGGCGACCCGAACGACGTGATCATCGACGGGAACCTATTGGGAAGGGTTCTTGTCTGCATCGGGGTCGATACGACCACGGTGATCGAGGGGATCACCCTGACCGAGGGATACGCCCGGGACCTGGAGGGGGCGAGCGGAGGAGGGATGCTCATCCTCCAGTG
It contains:
- a CDS encoding tetratricopeptide repeat protein; the encoded protein is MRRILLLISIIGVLAYAGSFRCGWHLDDRHSITENEQIDDWGRSFRNLILSNRGLTDLTFTANHRAGGDGVFGYHLINFAIHWMNALLVFLLATHLFGGGEKGRSAGAFAFALFLLHPLATQSVTYIVQRYTEMATLFYLGAVLLYLEGRRGKRRAAALAWLSALAAVRCKEIALTIPLTLLWIEVVLPVGGRRERGLRILPFFAIAAVVPATLVASGVAGGEGLAGALLHSSRETVRIDRGEYMITQIHVIVSYLRLLVLPIGQSLDHDVPIQGSLFEAYTFLKGVFLLLLAGAAFFLRKKRPIAAIGLGWFFITLLVESSLIPIRDVLFEHRTYLPSVGFFLAAVSLFAPPLRRRASVAALFALAVLLAGLTAARNRVWRDDVTLWTDCVRKAPDKSRAWANLGYGLIDAGDREGAIRALRRSIDREPEFPEDMVLLAELLMGEGDREGAEKMLRLALRARPGYGRARRNLAVILLRRGEREEAFQQADQAVRDEPDYGAGLRLRSRILLERGDAAGAARDAERSTRMEPDAGEGYLLLARSLGALGRVEEALGALRRWEDADDPGERDDLTLLARDLVQEGRREAGEAVLALGEARFPGDPFFPATLGVLLYQDGKWEAASGPLERSLRVEPEDTEIRLLLARALASSGRGEEAKRQLQMLLERRPENSEARDLMEKLRGGG
- a CDS encoding right-handed parallel beta-helix repeat-containing protein, with product MRTAVLILFVFFLIPAAAHTDMDVIGIYGEPDGEYFCADLPYSIPTYLYVVVTNPSSFGISGFNLRVDLPANIIVTEWYTHNGINCLTPPDFDVVFSTPLYGLDAIAVLRLTVLKIDYAIAELDIVPSIVPSIPGYPSYTADDSAGTEIPLLPRFGVNPEFLSTTGPCQSESVFVAADGSGDYPDIQTSLNSCYATNVIALEKGIYTGSGNRDLDYGGKGITVCSRGGSPDSCVIDCQGSPADMHRGARFDSGENSYAELIEVTVRNGWARNGGAVHCRFGSSPTLKGCVFENNIASISGGAVCCEDSSGVWIRDCTLYGNDAPDAGGIALKSVAEADVDNTIIAFSSGGAAVDCASGEASLSCSDLFGNAGGDWVGCVEGQNGAAGNISQDPFFCDPENGDYSLDDSSPCLAENNPACGRIGALGQGCRIRTWHVPSEAPTIQAGIDSASAGDTVLVACGVYHEHDIVMKSGVVLRSETGDYECVSIEADSLGRVLSCVGADSTTRIEGITFMDGYLEDPPYNYGAGIFLEESDVQISDCRIMNNVCESPAFLNCGGGLYLMLGSPRILRCLFLGNTAKGPSIKGGGVYCDGSSAHPRFEECTFLENHGGEGLFLDCCSGTVEDCLFQDHERGALFGEQSITVRRSLFVDNETTFGYGGAISCKKAIIDSCVFIGNRAPLYDGGAIIANDTTLITRCTFTDNEGTQGSAICSYGGSVTADRCIVAFGEGGSAVSCLYGGTIAFSCSDLYGNEGGDWTGCVSGQGTGNGNFSADPMFCRRPEGDLRLRTCSACLDAPGCGLVGALGPGDVTLVWRVPGDAPSIQAALDSSLCGDTILVSSGHYDEWSLQMKSGVRLLGETGDPNDVIIDGNLLGRVLVCIGVDTTTVIEGITLTEGYARDLEGASGGGMLILQCSPRVSRCRFISNRAISEAIGTGYGGGVYGYRSNSVLTDCEFVGNIALDTLIHQGTGGGAFFEGNDYSPRLEGCSFLTNQADLGGGLYLSCEGAVVEECVFEGNVCSGGGGGLKCNASIEVQDCSFIGNTVTEGWGGGMLSSLHPKMQYCVFAENSAGLYGGGGLALMDSAFIETCTFYGNTAAYGSGIACTDNATPWVDRAILSFGRTGAAVYCDAESDILLYCSDVYGNAGGDYVDCLAGKEGINDNFSADPLFCEPESLDLTLKNISPCAYGISPPACGQIGAYGVGCTVTGVVEDGTAPPRTGFLDSPAPNPFNPATTFRFGLPEAGRIRIAIHDVTGRRVAVLAEGRYGAGRHEAVWDGRDASGHAVPSGVYFARMEAEDFTATVKTVLLR